A genomic window from Pseudomonas cavernicola includes:
- a CDS encoding aldehyde dehydrogenase family protein, giving the protein MSSSLPPNLPLNPKTLEFIQRRHKMLIGEQWLNAASGATMSVRNPATGEVLSEVPRAAKADVDSAVQAARQAFDDSPWSRMRPRERQNLLWRLADLMERDAEVLAEIECLNNGKSAQVARLMDVQLSIDFLRYMAGWATKIEGSCVDVSMPLMPDDQFHGFIRREAIGVVGAIVAWNFPLLLACWKLGPALATGCTVVLKPADETPLSALKLGELVLEAGYPAGVFNVVTGTGIEAGAALSHNPDVDKLTFTGSTEVGKQIGKAAMDNMTRVTLELGGKSPTLVLEDADLQQAAAGAASAIFFNQGQVCCAGSRLYVQRKHFDNVIADVANIANGMKLGNGLDPSVAMGPLISARQQKRVFGYIERSRELGATIACGGEQFGPGYFVKPTVLVDVDQRGPLVQEEIFGPVLVAMPFDDIDEAIRLANDNRYGLGASIWSNNLAAVHKMIPRIKSGSVWVNCHSALDPALPFGGYKMSGVGREMGAAAIEHYTELKSVLVRL; this is encoded by the coding sequence ATGAGTTCTTCCCTGCCACCTAACCTGCCCCTCAACCCGAAGACGCTCGAGTTCATTCAGCGTAGGCATAAAATGCTGATCGGCGAGCAATGGCTCAATGCTGCCAGTGGCGCGACCATGAGCGTGCGTAACCCGGCCACCGGTGAAGTGCTGAGCGAGGTGCCCCGCGCAGCCAAGGCTGACGTCGACAGTGCTGTGCAGGCCGCCCGTCAGGCCTTCGACGATTCGCCCTGGAGCCGCATGCGCCCACGCGAACGGCAGAATCTGCTGTGGCGCCTGGCCGATCTGATGGAGCGCGATGCCGAGGTACTGGCCGAGATCGAATGCCTGAACAACGGCAAAAGCGCGCAAGTGGCACGGCTGATGGACGTGCAACTGTCTATCGACTTTTTGCGCTACATGGCCGGCTGGGCCACCAAGATCGAAGGCTCTTGCGTCGATGTGTCGATGCCGCTGATGCCGGATGATCAGTTCCATGGCTTTATCCGCCGCGAAGCCATCGGTGTGGTCGGCGCCATAGTCGCCTGGAACTTCCCGCTGCTGCTGGCCTGCTGGAAGCTCGGCCCGGCGCTGGCGACCGGTTGCACCGTGGTGCTCAAGCCTGCGGACGAAACCCCGCTGTCGGCCTTGAAGCTCGGCGAACTGGTACTCGAAGCCGGCTATCCGGCGGGCGTCTTCAACGTAGTCACCGGCACCGGTATCGAGGCGGGGGCCGCGCTCAGCCACAACCCGGATGTCGACAAGCTGACCTTCACCGGCTCCACCGAAGTCGGCAAGCAGATCGGCAAGGCGGCCATGGACAACATGACCCGCGTCACTCTGGAGTTGGGCGGCAAGTCGCCGACCCTGGTGCTGGAAGATGCCGACCTGCAACAAGCGGCCGCCGGTGCGGCCAGCGCCATCTTCTTCAACCAAGGCCAGGTTTGCTGCGCCGGCTCGCGCCTGTATGTACAGCGCAAGCACTTCGACAACGTGATCGCCGACGTCGCCAACATCGCCAACGGCATGAAGCTCGGTAATGGCCTCGATCCGAGCGTGGCCATGGGCCCGCTGATTTCCGCCCGCCAGCAGAAGCGCGTGTTCGGCTACATCGAGCGCAGCCGTGAGCTGGGCGCCACCATCGCCTGTGGTGGCGAGCAATTCGGCCCCGGCTATTTCGTCAAACCGACGGTGCTTGTCGATGTCGATCAACGCGGCCCGCTGGTACAGGAAGAAATCTTCGGCCCAGTGTTGGTGGCGATGCCCTTCGACGATATTGATGAGGCGATCCGCCTGGCCAACGACAACCGCTATGGCCTGGGCGCCAGCATCTGGTCGAACAACCTCGCGGCGGTACACAAGATGATCCCGCGGATCAAATCCGGCTCGGTCTGGGTCAACTGCCACAGCGCCCTGGACCCGGCCCTGCCCTTTGGCGGTTACAAGATGTCCGGCGTCGGCCGCGAGATGGGCGCGGCGGCCATCGAGCACTACACCGAGCTGAAGTCGGTGCTGGTCCGCTTGTAA